In one Diabrotica virgifera virgifera chromosome 7, PGI_DIABVI_V3a genomic region, the following are encoded:
- the LOC114329853 gene encoding uncharacterized protein LOC114329853, whose product MLGFVLCLVAILAIACAKDPFDYDLETCVKIFYSTEDTYSIYCLKFLENHESLGIITDHNDTILFKQVSDQSDESKICVNVHNIQTSEKYCIGLLSRNCLSLQEDPKKGFTKTPEDVPCKEFHLGDAPFYCIGFSNADFTLVFYCEPNIYYHPRRTILYIPDNKPPKRE is encoded by the exons ATGCTAGGTTTTGTGTTGTGTTTAGTAGCTATTTTGGCAATCGCTTGTGCTAAAG ATCCCTTCGATTACGACTTGGAGACCTGCGTTAAAATTTTCTACTCCACAGAAGATACCTACAGTATATACTGTCTTAAGTTTTTAGAGAATCACGAATCTTTAGGAATAATTACAGACCACAACGATACTATACTTTTCAAACAAGTCTCAGACCAATCTGATGAGAGCAAAATCTGCGTTAACGTTCACAATATTCAAACTAGCGAAAAATACTGCATAGGCCTACTTTCCCGGAACTGCTTAAGTTTACAAGAAGATCCAAAAAAAGGTTTTACGAAGACTCCAGAGGACGTACCATGCAAAGAATTCCATTTAGGAGATGCACCTTTTTACTGCATAGGATTTAGTAACGCAGACTTCACtttagtgttttattgtgaaCCAAATATTTATTATCACCCTAGGCGTACTATTTTGTACATTCCAGATAACAAACCACCAAAAAGAGAATGA